A genomic region of Palaemon carinicauda isolate YSFRI2023 chromosome 11, ASM3689809v2, whole genome shotgun sequence contains the following coding sequences:
- the LOC137650001 gene encoding uncharacterized protein, with product MVREKQLMEKRQQIMERIKNKVLMKPIGQGADQGQGVDQHEGPGKGADQGQSADQGQGVDQHGGPGKGADQGQSMDQHESPGKGADQGQVADQGQIADQGQVADQGHRADLGQYVDHGQCVDQGQGSYQHEGPSHGTDQGQGVDQHEGADQGQGADQGQGVDQHEGPNHEGVVQGQGVVQGQGAGPAKPSELPSSPPPPPLPPTKPSETQPLPPPPPPPPPPPTKPSETLPSPPPPQPPPPPTTSSSNQTI from the coding sequence ATGGTGAGAGAAAAACAGCTGATGGAGAAACGTCAACAAATAATGGAAAGGATTAAAAACAAAGTGTTGATGAAGCCTATTGGACAAGGTGCAGATCAAGGACAAGGTGTGGATCAGCATGAAGGCCCAGGGAAAGGTGCAGATCAGGGACAAAGTGCAGATCAGGGACAAGGTGTAGATCAGCATGGAGGCCCAGGTAAAGGTGCAGATCAGGGCCAAAGTATGGATCAGCATGAAAGCCCAGGTAAAGGTGCAGATCAGGGTCAAGTTGCAGATCAGGGTCAAATTGCAGATCAGGGTCAAGTTGCAGATCAGGGCCACCGTGCAGATTTGGGCCAATATGTAGATCATGGCCAATGTGTAGATCAGGGCCAAGGTTCATATCAGCATGAAGGCCCAAGCCATGGTACGGATCAAGGACAAGGTGTGGATCAGCATGAAGGTGCAGATCAAGGCCAAGGTGCAGATCAGGGACAAGGTGTGGATCAGCATGAAGGCCCAAACCATGAAGGTGTGGTTCAGGGCCAAGGTGTGGTTCAGGGCCAAGGTGCAGGGCCAGCAAAACCCTCTGAGCTGccgtcatcaccaccaccaccacctcttcCTCCAACGAAACCCTCTGAGACGCAGCCGCtgccgccaccaccaccaccacctcctcctcctccaaccaaaccctctgagacactgccatcaccaccaccaccacaaccaccaccaccacctaccacctcctcctccaaccaaaccatatga
- the LOC137649243 gene encoding uncharacterized protein: MAAAQRDWLDEEVVVVVTAAARRVWLEEEVVVVMAAAQRGLVEGGGGGSGGGGGGCSKDFVGGGGGGSGDAGSSDGLVGGGGGGGRGGDASEGLVGGGGGGGGGGGGGGGDGGGSEGLDGGGGSGSEGLVGGGVGGGGSGDGGGSEGLVGGGGGGGGGCGGGGGGGGDGDG; the protein is encoded by the exons atggcggcagCTCAGAGGGATTGgttggatgaggaggtggtggtggtggtgacggCGGCGGCTcggagggtttggttggaggaggaggtggtggtggtgatggcggcggctcagagg ggtttggttgaaggaggaggaggtggtagtggtggtggtggtggcggctGCTCAAAGGATtttgttggaggaggaggtggtggtagtggtgatGCCGGCAGCTCAGatggtttggttggaggaggaggggggggggggcgtggtggTGATgcctcagagggtttggttggaggaggaggaggaggaggaggaggagggggtggtggtggtggtgatggcggtggctcagagggtttggaTGGAGGAGGAG GCAGCGGCTcggagggtttggttggaggaggagttggtggtggtggtagtggtgatggcggcggctcggagggtttggttggaggaggaggaggaggaggaggtggttgtggtggtggtggtggtggtggtggtgatggcgacGGCtaa